The following proteins are co-located in the Microcystis wesenbergii NRERC-220 genome:
- a CDS encoding RNA polymerase sigma factor SigF, producing the protein MSILNQENLKLATLTLFQEYQKTGDNKLRDRIMELNLGLVRKEAHHWVNQCHENYEDLVQVGCMGLIRAIKRFDSSKGNAFSSFAIPYIRGEIQHYLRDKGYTVRIPRRWLDLGRQATNVRRHFQTVHNRQPNDTEISRALNISLAEWQEVKLAFQNREPLSLDVTVNNDEDNNTCLKDLIPDPHYRSFQLCQEDRIRLQQALAQLEDKTRHILEFVFLKDLTQRETAEQLGISVVTVSRRVKKGLEILKETMTQEVF; encoded by the coding sequence ATGTCTATCCTCAATCAAGAAAATCTTAAGCTGGCAACCCTCACCCTGTTCCAAGAATACCAAAAAACAGGGGATAATAAGTTACGGGATCGGATTATGGAGTTAAATTTAGGATTAGTCAGAAAGGAAGCTCATCATTGGGTCAATCAATGCCATGAAAATTACGAAGATTTAGTGCAGGTTGGCTGTATGGGATTAATTCGGGCGATTAAGCGTTTTGACAGCAGCAAAGGTAATGCCTTTAGTTCTTTCGCTATTCCCTATATTCGCGGCGAAATTCAACACTATCTGCGGGATAAAGGTTACACAGTTCGTATTCCTCGCCGTTGGTTAGATTTAGGCAGACAAGCGACAAATGTGCGTCGGCATTTCCAAACTGTTCACAATCGTCAACCCAACGATACGGAAATCTCCCGCGCTTTAAATATTTCCCTCGCAGAATGGCAAGAGGTAAAACTGGCTTTCCAAAACCGTGAACCTCTTAGTCTCGATGTGACGGTTAATAACGATGAAGATAATAATACCTGCTTAAAAGACCTCATTCCCGATCCCCATTATCGCAGCTTTCAACTATGTCAAGAGGATCGCATTCGTTTACAACAGGCACTCGCTCAATTAGAAGACAAAACCCGTCATATTCTCGAATTTGTCTTCCTTAAAGATCTTACTCAACGGGAAACCGCCGAACAATTAGGCATTAGTGTCGTTACCGTCTCCCGTCGGGTGAAAAAAGGTTTAGAAATTCTCAAGGAAACCATGACTCAAGAAGTATTTTAA